In Rhipicephalus sanguineus isolate Rsan-2018 chromosome 1, BIME_Rsan_1.4, whole genome shotgun sequence, the DNA window agttaCCTGTCCTCGAACACGAACCGTAACATTTCAAGCCTCATTTTAACGCAGATAGCATTAAAATAGcacgttccgcagaaattccggtgtcggcgtcgttggttgtgagcgaaaaatcgccatCTTGTATGaaataaatcataaaaaaatcttaggttcgagtgagaatcgaacccaggccgtctgcgtgtcaagcaggtgttctaccacagagccactactttttctctttctttattgcctatgtacatacatacagcagtaacaaacaaatatataccgaacaaagaaaaaaaaagaaaataaaaaatggaGACCATTGTTTACTCTGCAGGAAGCCGGAAACAATcgaacatgtttttcttgactgctgggatggggtctttttttttttagacgttCTTCAACGGACTTTAAAAAAGGATTAACCCCGTGACGCCTacggcatcagatttctcccggTTGAAAATGAGAGAGTACCGTTCGATCTAGTTATGTTACTGggcctgcacagtatatggcagtAAAAAATGGCGCtgcgccatgctgatattaatgcacgtTCGGTTCGACACTACTTCTTTGAATCTATattcatttgtggaaacacaaaaggtccaGCACGATGTACCTGAATtgcttcatcaagtagaaagccttctacagatgaagcaatttgAAGAAGCCTGctcagagccactccattgcttggaactttacactgaaattaactttaatgtttcacaaacatacgcgccctgtgtacaggtgtcacactacgagatgtaatatcggagtaaaacggggtacaagcgtatattgccatcgggcgtcacaccatgtgaactgcataacgagttggtggtttaaagccggccacccattacaaaaggcacacacattactgcgcgtattcccttacgaacacgtagtgggtgcattgcaacttcgaaaaagtatcacgcgcgtaattgctgctggtttaaagcatgccacccattacaaagggcatacacattagtgcgcgcattctcttacacacgcgtagtgggtacacAGTTGAcagttgtcataaaagtgctgttgaaaagggcggaaacctttactataggtatgtcgagggTCTGTGTGTTTGCGtatgtgtgagaccgggcgactgaacgtaatgacaagcgaaacaaagcatgatgaggatggggccggatatcgctatcgcgttcaactcttaaaggcgaaggttaagcgtcccccaatttttttcctcGAGCTGCCAGAGACTCGAACGACCTGAACGACCTGCCCCACCATGCTGCTGCCATAACAAGCCATTCCGAATTTCTGGGCATTGTGCGAACATGCATGTATCACACCATAACACCTGCTTTTATTGTACAGACATGGTATACCCACCCCTTACGTAATACgtaatatgtggcacaaaaaccagccgacgcggacttacaagctcaaacagatgtttattagcgtccgcatgagcccagaacgtcaagatggctccttcgttcctggtagaacgcgctcacgagctcgctagcccaaaactcgtcttcgtcttcttgaaggctgaacgcgggaaattcaacacattcccggccgcgcaatGGTGTCGCGTCTTTTTGGTCAGGCGCTTTCGGTGTTGTATTCTCCAAAAGTCCTCTGTACGCGTTCATGCTTCCGCTTCCTCGATATGGCCTTGAGGTGTATTCGTCAGCCTTCTACATTTCGAGCTAATCCTTCACATGCCGAAGCTTCTCTCGCCATTTGGCGTAGAGACGGAGGACGTCCTCTCCTGCCAGCTCGCGGATGTGGGCGAGCAGGTCCATAGGGCTCTCAGCACATGCTGCTTCGACGGTTTCAGCAGCAAGCGCCTGTTGCCAAAACGGTCCAGCGATGTCCTCACGTTCAGGTTTTATTTGCTGGGAAGGCAGTTCTGTATTCTTGGGTCCGATTCTTGCAGCACTTGATGAGGTTGCGTCTTTTCGTGTGAGCAGTGAGGGACGCTCTTGAATTTGCTGGATGGCAGCACAGCCTTGCATGCGCAACCAATCATCCTTCGGGCGATTCTTCAGGCTACCCAATTGTGTCAGACTTCCAACAGTCTGCTGATGCAGACACGTCACACGATGTCCTGgctgtttcttttctgtctccAATTCAGCATGGCGTTGTTCCTCTACCAACTGGTGCATCTTGATCAGTAGGGGGGAAATCAGTCTGAGCTTCTCCTCCGACACAAGCAGCCGCTTGCGCACCTCGTCCAGCTCCTGAGTCAAGTTCTGTATTTTGGACTCGTACTCCTTGGTCATGTGTGCCTGAGCAGCTTCCCTCATGACTTTCTCCAGATTATCTTCAAAGTTCTCACGAAAAGTTTGCCTCTCAGAAAGCAAGCGTTGAAGCtccttcagcttgttttcatggGCTCTGTGCTCCCGCTCACGAGCAGTCTGCTCCTCGCGCAACTTCAGTCGCAGCTCGGCCATCTTAGTTTCCATTGAAATGGCCTGCTCGTTCACGTTTCTTAGAGCTTGAGCTTCATGCAGTGCGTAACCTTTCGCCTGGATGACTCGCTTTTGGCTATCATGAAAGGCCGGCTCCAGGCTCTGACTTTTGCGTGTTGGAACACGCTCTCCGAGTCGAGTCTCATATCGCTGGAGTCTTCCTTTTTCCTTGCCGATGATTCCGCGGAATTCTTCTGCAGTGTCGAGTTGGGTGGTCATATCCGTTAGTCGGGGGTGAATAGTCTTTGATGATTTGGGGTCCGTGCTGCCTTGTGAGGTCCACCCACGCTTTTTCACGGTAGTCAgcgttttttcgtttcctggTCTGGAAACTGCTCCGGTCATTTTGACGTCTTCCCGCTGCATTCGCCTTAGCTTATCTGGGTCGCACATAGTGGTTGCATGACGACCTTTGCAGCTCGAGCATGTGACTGTACGCCTGCAATCTCTTGCTCGGTGACCCTTAcatgtgcatcgaaagcaccgcatgtcggcagaaagaagtttcttcttcTCTGGCAGCGATAAGTCCATGCTACATGACTCTGTCAAATGCTGCGTCGATTTACAGAAATTGCAGCTCGAGTTCGTTGCAGTTATAGCAACTTGACAGTGAAGGTGAAGTACTGATGACGTTGGGACTGCACTGTGAAAGTGAGGACTCTCGTTGTCTTTAGGATGAGTCGCCTCGTCGTATCCTTTCTCTTCTGCAAAGTCACTCCTTTCGAGGCTCTCCACTTCAATAGAGAAAAAGTGAAGAAGACGCTCTAGTTCCGTgtcatgctgaacgttgttggagctttcaggttgtgtcgcgcaggatcgatgatatgccacgacgatgtca includes these proteins:
- the LOC119381651 gene encoding paramyosin-like translates to MDRLKMKRTTRRAQNTKLLQEASALLENDDATVRQIESIYERLKSNNEELKKINDEMESHISDETFEVEYATVIEHEDNATRILAELQSKRRQHSETSPLSPHIEVRDAPAAMGPSERPGAKLPKLTINPFAEEFRGIIGKEKGRLQRYETRLGERVPTRKSQSLEPAFHDSQKRVIQAKGYALHEAQALRNVNEQAISMETKMAELRLKLREEQTAREREHRAHENKLKELQRLLSERQTFRENFEDNLEKVMREAAQAHMTKEYESKIQNLTQELDEVRKRLLVSEEKLRLISPLLIKMHQLVEEQRHAELETEKKQPGHRVTCLHQQTVGSLTQLGSLKNRPKDDWLRMQGCAAIQQIQERPSLLTRKDATSSSAARIGPKNTELPSQQIKPEREDIAGPFWQQALAAETVEAACAESPMDLLAHIRELAGEDVLRLYAKWREKLRHVKD